From the genome of Dehalococcoidia bacterium, one region includes:
- a CDS encoding stage 0 sporulation family protein, with protein sequence METAVVGVRFQEAGKIYYFEPGGYPDLTAGESVVVETSRGIELGRVVIPPGQVLNTELTEPLKPILRPGTPEDIDRADRLKVQAREATQLARGRAAALGLPMKVVAAQYTLDGSRLTVFFTAEDRVDFRELVRDLAQHVHVQVQLRQVGPRDQAKLIGGYGRCGRRLCCTSWLTAFPTISIKMAKEQNLPLNPSKISGQCGRLLCCLSYENDIYKQLRTELPKPESWLSTPSGNARVMAVNAIKQIVVLQMENAQIIEMTVAQLGFSLGVARPIAPPPRPTAPPDGRSWIAAPADAAVEPVLPADGDEHVPGVNGRSAPRGQPNRVAAARAPASAATPPPAAEPVQPDAPATPAPADDAMETPGDGARKRRRRRRRGGGHASGG encoded by the coding sequence ATGGAAACCGCAGTTGTTGGCGTCCGCTTTCAAGAGGCGGGCAAGATCTACTATTTCGAGCCGGGCGGCTATCCAGACCTGACCGCCGGCGAGTCGGTCGTCGTCGAAACCAGCCGCGGCATCGAGTTGGGGCGCGTGGTGATTCCGCCCGGCCAGGTGCTGAACACCGAACTGACGGAACCGCTCAAGCCGATCCTGCGGCCGGGCACGCCGGAGGACATCGACCGCGCTGACCGGCTCAAAGTGCAGGCGCGGGAAGCTACCCAGCTCGCCCGTGGCCGCGCCGCGGCGCTGGGGCTGCCGATGAAAGTCGTCGCGGCGCAGTACACGCTCGACGGCTCACGCCTCACCGTCTTTTTCACGGCGGAGGATCGCGTCGATTTCCGTGAGCTGGTGCGTGACCTGGCCCAGCACGTGCATGTGCAGGTGCAACTGCGCCAGGTCGGCCCGCGCGATCAGGCCAAGCTGATCGGCGGCTACGGACGCTGCGGCCGGCGGCTCTGTTGCACCTCCTGGCTCACCGCCTTCCCCACGATCTCGATCAAGATGGCGAAAGAGCAGAACCTGCCGCTCAACCCCTCCAAGATCTCGGGCCAGTGCGGCCGGCTGCTCTGCTGCCTCTCCTACGAGAACGACATCTACAAGCAACTGCGCACCGAGCTGCCGAAGCCGGAGAGCTGGCTGAGCACGCCCTCCGGCAACGCCCGCGTGATGGCGGTGAACGCGATCAAGCAGATCGTCGTCCTGCAGATGGAGAACGCTCAGATCATCGAGATGACCGTCGCCCAGCTCGGCTTCTCGCTCGGCGTCGCGCGGCCGATCGCGCCGCCGCCGCGGCCCACAGCGCCGCCCGACGGGCGTAGCTGGATTGCGGCGCCAGCGGATGCTGCGGTCGAGCCCGTCCTGCCCGCTGACGGTGACGAGCACGTTCCGGGCGTCAACGGCCGCAGCGCCCCGCGCGGCCAGCCGAATCGCGTCGCCGCGGCGCGGGCGCCGGCCTCGGCAGCCACCCCGCCGCCGGCGGCAGAGCCGGTTCAGCCGGATGCGCCCGCCACGCCGGCACCTGCGGACGATGCGATGGAAACGCCCGGCGATGGCGCCCGCAAACGCCGGCGACGGCGCCGCCGCGGCGGCGGACATGCGTCCGGCGGTTAG
- a CDS encoding DNA polymerase III subunit codes for MREPHAVAMSRSAERRGEDAMPGPGFSHAIPSIPNPEPSSWGLLGQDAEVRALARGVAEGQPAHAYLFSGPAQAGKGTLAQRLAQALNCDDPRPLPPDGTAPCGVCRQCRQIEAGTHPDVTVVTLGGLCARSEHDHGKDGSKDIRVCQVRALEERINRSPFQGRWRVEIVDPADTLNAVAADAFLKTLEEPPARVVLLLLTAREEALPETVRSRLRRVAVQPVPAEPLAAFLVDRGTEPGEAALLARLSRGCTGWAIAAAANRTLLEERARRLDAIAALSDAGLADRFAAAAQLAQRWSKDRAGVLAELDLWTEWWRDIALGAAGAERGILNVDRLDRIRALAAGTTPMAVARAAEAVRACRTHLEENANARLALEVMMLRVAGREQGTGNRE; via the coding sequence GTGCGTGAACCGCACGCCGTGGCGATGTCGCGATCCGCAGAGCGCCGCGGCGAAGACGCCATGCCCGGACCTGGCTTCAGCCACGCGATACCCTCCATCCCGAACCCGGAGCCGTCGTCCTGGGGCCTGCTCGGGCAGGACGCCGAGGTGCGGGCGCTGGCGCGCGGCGTGGCGGAGGGGCAGCCGGCGCACGCCTATCTGTTCTCCGGGCCGGCGCAGGCGGGCAAGGGCACGCTGGCGCAGCGGCTGGCGCAGGCGCTCAACTGCGACGATCCGCGGCCGCTGCCGCCGGACGGCACGGCGCCCTGCGGCGTCTGCCGCCAGTGCCGCCAGATCGAAGCCGGCACACACCCCGATGTCACGGTGGTGACGCTCGGCGGTCTCTGCGCCCGTTCGGAGCACGACCACGGCAAGGACGGTTCCAAGGACATCCGTGTCTGCCAGGTGCGGGCGCTGGAGGAACGGATCAACCGCAGTCCGTTCCAGGGCCGCTGGCGCGTCGAGATCGTCGATCCGGCCGACACGCTCAACGCCGTCGCCGCCGACGCCTTCTTGAAGACGCTGGAGGAGCCGCCGGCCCGCGTCGTGCTGCTGCTGCTCACGGCGCGGGAAGAGGCGCTGCCGGAGACGGTGCGTTCGCGCCTGCGGCGCGTGGCCGTCCAGCCCGTGCCGGCCGAACCGCTGGCGGCATTCCTGGTGGATCGCGGCACGGAGCCGGGCGAAGCGGCGCTGCTGGCGCGGCTCTCGCGCGGCTGCACCGGCTGGGCGATCGCCGCCGCGGCCAACCGCACGCTGCTGGAGGAGCGCGCCCGCCGGCTGGACGCGATCGCCGCCCTCAGCGACGCGGGGCTGGCCGATCGCTTCGCCGCGGCGGCCCAACTGGCGCAGCGCTGGAGCAAGGACCGCGCCGGCGTGCTGGCCGAGCTGGACCTGTGGACGGAGTGGTGGCGCGACATCGCGCTTGGCGCTGCGGGCGCCGAGCGCGGTATCCTGAATGTGGACCGTCTCGATCGGATACGCGCTCTGGCCGCCGGCACGACGCCCATGGCAGTGGCGCGTGCTGCAGAGGCGGTGCGTGCGTGCCGCACGCACCTGGAAGAGAATGCCAACGCTCGCCTCGCGCTCGAAGTCATGATGCTGCGCGTGGCGGGCAGGGAACAGGGAACAGGGAACAGGGAATAG
- the lysA gene encoding diaminopimelate decarboxylase: MTQTSAAALPLQTVLPVSAGLSAAGNLSLGGCDTLDLLREFGSPLYVFDEETLRGQCRAYAQEFRALAPETRVRYASKAYLGRALAAIVKDEGLGLDVVSGGELAVALSVGFPPAEIDFHGNNKSEQELSEAVQAGIGHVVVDNFHELTLLDRVAQAAGRRQSVLLRLSPGVDPHTHQHTTTGIVDSKFGFTIQTGDAAEAVKQALAAPGLELRGYHCHLGSPIFELEPYAQAADVMMAFAEQMVERHRFVPQEFSPGGGFAVQYLAAEPAPSVADYARVVIDSIRSACRNHHLPLPAISIEPGRSIVGRAGVALYTAGARKAIPGVRTYVSVDGGMADNIRPAIYGSQYEAIVANKPLAAPQETVTIAGKYCESGDVLIKDIELPLLEAGDVIAIPASGAYCLSMASNYNLAQRPAIVLVKDGSARLIRRRETYDDLMRMDVW; this comes from the coding sequence GTGACGCAGACCTCCGCGGCGGCGTTGCCGCTGCAGACCGTGCTACCCGTCTCCGCCGGCCTCAGCGCCGCCGGCAACCTCAGCCTCGGCGGCTGCGACACGCTCGACCTGCTGCGCGAGTTCGGCTCGCCGCTCTACGTCTTCGACGAGGAGACGCTGCGCGGCCAGTGCCGCGCCTACGCGCAGGAATTCCGTGCCCTGGCGCCGGAGACACGCGTGCGCTACGCCTCGAAGGCGTATCTGGGCAGGGCATTGGCAGCCATCGTCAAGGACGAGGGGCTGGGGCTGGACGTCGTCTCCGGCGGCGAGCTGGCCGTGGCACTCTCCGTCGGCTTCCCGCCGGCCGAGATCGACTTCCACGGCAATAACAAGTCCGAACAGGAATTGAGCGAGGCGGTGCAGGCCGGCATCGGCCACGTGGTGGTCGATAATTTCCATGAGCTGACGCTGCTTGATCGGGTGGCGCAGGCCGCGGGCCGCCGCCAGAGCGTGCTGCTGCGCCTCTCGCCCGGCGTCGATCCGCACACGCACCAGCACACGACCACGGGCATCGTGGACAGCAAGTTCGGCTTCACGATCCAGACCGGCGACGCGGCCGAGGCGGTGAAGCAGGCGCTGGCGGCGCCGGGCCTGGAGCTGCGCGGCTATCACTGCCACCTGGGCTCGCCGATCTTCGAGCTGGAGCCGTACGCGCAGGCCGCCGACGTGATGATGGCCTTCGCCGAGCAGATGGTGGAGCGGCACCGCTTCGTGCCGCAGGAGTTCAGCCCCGGCGGCGGCTTCGCCGTGCAGTACCTCGCCGCCGAGCCGGCGCCCAGCGTCGCCGACTACGCCCGCGTGGTGATCGATTCGATCCGCTCCGCCTGCCGAAACCACCATCTGCCGCTGCCGGCGATCTCGATCGAGCCGGGCCGCTCGATCGTCGGCCGCGCCGGCGTGGCGCTCTACACCGCCGGGGCGCGCAAGGCGATCCCCGGTGTGCGCACGTACGTCTCCGTCGACGGCGGCATGGCGGACAACATCCGCCCCGCGATCTACGGCTCGCAGTACGAGGCGATCGTGGCGAACAAGCCGCTAGCCGCGCCGCAGGAGACGGTGACGATCGCCGGCAAGTACTGCGAGTCGGGCGATGTCCTGATCAAGGACATCGAGCTGCCGCTGCTGGAAGCGGGCGATGTGATCGCCATCCCCGCCTCGGGCGCTTACTGCCTCTCCATGGCCTCGAACTACAACCTGGCGCAGCGCCCCGCGATCGTGCTGGTGAAGGACGGCAGCGCCCGCCTGATTCGCCGCCGCGAGACGTACGACGACCTGATGCGGATGGACGTGTGGTAG
- a CDS encoding MBL fold metallo-hydrolase, producing MEYYREGAITVVKVGPLKPYNNNAYIVADTASKDALLVDMPADADDDTGTNADRGARVIEAFADAALKGAKVRAIVATHWHPDHWMSYDQIRSATGAPVAVYGEEIKVPAERIDRRLRDGEEISCGSARLRVIHTPGHTPGSISLLLGKLLLTGDTLFNGGPGRTAQHNDLLQELESIVNRLHVLPEDVTVWPGHGDATQIGASKREYAVFKSKPMPPDLAGDVTWL from the coding sequence ATGGAGTACTACCGCGAGGGCGCGATCACCGTCGTCAAGGTCGGGCCGCTGAAGCCGTACAACAACAACGCCTACATCGTGGCCGATACCGCCTCGAAAGACGCGCTGCTCGTCGATATGCCCGCCGATGCCGACGATGACACCGGCACCAACGCCGACCGCGGCGCCCGCGTGATCGAGGCCTTCGCCGACGCCGCGCTCAAGGGCGCGAAGGTCCGCGCGATCGTCGCCACGCACTGGCACCCCGACCACTGGATGAGCTACGACCAGATCCGCTCCGCCACCGGCGCGCCCGTCGCCGTCTACGGCGAGGAGATCAAGGTGCCCGCCGAGCGCATCGACCGCAGGCTGCGCGACGGCGAAGAGATCAGCTGCGGCAGCGCCCGCCTGCGCGTGATCCACACGCCCGGCCACACGCCCGGCAGTATCAGCCTGCTGCTGGGCAAGCTGCTGCTCACCGGCGACACGCTGTTCAACGGTGGTCCCGGCCGCACCGCCCAGCATAACGACCTGCTGCAGGAACTGGAGTCGATCGTCAACCGCCTGCACGTGCTGCCGGAAGACGTCACCGTCTGGCCCGGCCACGGCGACGCCACGCAGATCGGCGCGTCGAAGCGCGAGTACGCCGTGTTCAAGAGCAAGCCGATGCCGCCCGACCTGGCCGGCGACGTGACCTGGCTCTGA
- a CDS encoding glycosyltransferase — MNGASRNGRAAAIRPLGERVRIVHEWLVRVAGSERILDALLDMQPGMPVSALVYDPRPFRGSAIARAQVSSSFLQRLPGATRRYQSYLPLMPLAVEQLDLGDADTIISIHHAVAKGALTRADQLHVSYVQSPMRYAWDLYQGYVDGLGSPRGLLVRFTLHRLRQWDVTAANRVDLFLANSQNAARRIWRAYRRRARVLYPPVDVAVFDPCQPREEYYLAFSRLVPYKRIDLAVEALSALRRPLVVIGDGPERARLERLAGPNVRFLGWQPDSAVRRHLQRARALIFPGEEDFGIVPVEAQAAGCPVIAYARGGALETVVEGVTGSFFAEQAPAAVSAAIEAFERGPRLEPEALRANAERFSRERFQVEFAEVMARAQALRASPIALERELAAAAPLLPTPA, encoded by the coding sequence GTGAACGGCGCAAGCAGAAACGGCCGCGCGGCGGCGATCCGCCCCCTGGGCGAGCGCGTGCGTATCGTGCACGAGTGGCTGGTGCGCGTGGCCGGCTCGGAGCGCATCCTCGACGCGCTGCTCGACATGCAGCCCGGCATGCCGGTCTCGGCGCTCGTCTACGACCCGCGGCCCTTCCGCGGCAGCGCGATCGCGCGGGCGCAGGTCTCCAGCTCGTTCCTGCAGCGGCTGCCCGGCGCCACGCGGCGGTATCAGAGCTACCTGCCGCTGATGCCGCTGGCCGTGGAGCAGCTCGACCTCGGCGACGCCGACACGATCATCTCCATTCATCACGCCGTCGCCAAAGGGGCGTTGACGCGCGCCGATCAGCTGCACGTCTCGTATGTGCAGTCGCCGATGCGCTACGCCTGGGATCTCTATCAGGGCTACGTGGACGGACTCGGCTCACCGCGTGGCCTGCTCGTACGCTTCACCTTGCACCGGCTGCGCCAATGGGACGTGACGGCGGCGAACCGCGTGGACCTCTTTCTGGCCAACAGCCAGAACGCGGCGCGGCGCATCTGGCGTGCCTACCGCCGGCGGGCGCGGGTGCTCTATCCGCCGGTGGATGTGGCCGTCTTCGACCCCTGCCAGCCGCGCGAGGAGTACTATCTCGCCTTCTCCCGCCTGGTGCCGTACAAGCGCATCGACCTCGCGGTCGAGGCGCTGAGCGCGCTGCGCCGGCCGTTAGTCGTGATCGGCGACGGGCCGGAGCGTGCCCGCCTGGAGCGGCTGGCCGGGCCGAACGTGCGCTTCCTCGGCTGGCAGCCCGACAGCGCGGTGCGCCGGCACCTGCAGCGGGCACGGGCGCTGATCTTCCCCGGCGAAGAGGACTTCGGCATCGTGCCGGTCGAAGCGCAGGCCGCCGGCTGCCCGGTGATCGCCTACGCGCGCGGCGGCGCCCTGGAGACAGTGGTCGAGGGCGTGACGGGCAGCTTCTTCGCCGAGCAGGCGCCCGCCGCCGTGAGCGCCGCGATCGAGGCGTTTGAGCGTGGCCCGCGGCTTGAGCCGGAGGCGCTGCGCGCCAACGCGGAGCGCTTCTCGCGCGAGCGCTTCCAGGTTGAATTCGCAGAGGTCATGGCCCGCGCCCAGGCGCTGCGTGCCTCACCCATCGCGCTGGAGCGCGAGCTGGCGGCCGCGGCGCCGCTGCTCCCCACTCCAGCCTAA
- a CDS encoding methionine synthase, whose amino-acid sequence MLETMITGSLPKPSWLAEPNVLFAPWRIDAALLAEAQDDAVRLALADQHEAGIDIVTDGEQRRRHYIWGFLDGLTGIDTEQLGTKLARGGRYARQTRVARIVGEVTRPRPVLVDAVRFARAHSDRPIKVTLPGPMTSVDSLLDEHYGASEEALALRFAALLNAEARELAEAGAAIVQFDEPCFNIYLEKVADWGIAALERCIDSVAAKTAVHICYGYGVPGVLAWKTKNTEWGQYGVTLPLLAKSGIDAVSVECAASGVDPAVLAELPGKDVLVGVIDVGMEEVETAEAVAARIRRVLPYVPAERLFPCTDCGLVPRSRAASRGKMQALAAGAALVRQELAAPAAVVRGA is encoded by the coding sequence ACAGGACGACGCCGTGCGCCTGGCGCTGGCGGACCAGCACGAGGCGGGCATCGACATCGTTACCGACGGCGAGCAACGCCGCCGCCACTACATCTGGGGCTTTCTCGACGGCCTCACGGGCATCGACACCGAGCAACTGGGCACGAAGCTGGCGCGCGGCGGCCGCTACGCGCGGCAGACGCGCGTGGCCCGCATCGTCGGCGAGGTGACGCGGCCGCGCCCGGTGCTGGTCGACGCCGTGCGCTTCGCTCGGGCGCACAGCGACCGCCCGATCAAGGTCACGCTGCCCGGACCGATGACGAGCGTGGACAGCCTGCTGGACGAGCACTACGGCGCCAGTGAAGAGGCGCTGGCGTTGCGCTTCGCCGCGCTGCTCAACGCCGAGGCGCGCGAGTTGGCCGAGGCCGGCGCCGCGATCGTGCAGTTCGACGAGCCCTGCTTCAATATCTACCTGGAGAAGGTCGCGGACTGGGGCATCGCCGCGCTGGAACGCTGCATCGACAGCGTCGCCGCGAAGACCGCCGTGCACATCTGCTACGGCTACGGTGTGCCCGGCGTGCTGGCCTGGAAGACGAAGAACACCGAGTGGGGCCAGTACGGTGTGACCCTGCCGCTGCTGGCGAAGTCCGGAATCGACGCGGTTTCCGTGGAGTGCGCGGCTTCCGGCGTCGATCCGGCCGTGCTGGCCGAGCTGCCTGGCAAGGATGTGCTGGTCGGCGTGATCGACGTGGGCATGGAGGAGGTCGAGACAGCGGAGGCGGTGGCGGCGCGCATCCGCCGGGTGCTGCCCTATGTGCCGGCCGAACGGCTCTTCCCCTGCACCGACTGCGGCCTGGTGCCGCGCAGCCGTGCCGCCTCCCGCGGCAAGATGCAGGCGCTGGCGGCCGGCGCGGCGCTGGTGCGGCAGGAGCTGGCGGCGCCGGCCGCCGTCGTCCGCGGCGCCTGA